From the genome of Anopheles merus strain MAF chromosome X, AmerM5.1, whole genome shotgun sequence, one region includes:
- the LOC121588820 gene encoding uncharacterized protein LOC121588820, with the protein MFPKKLKRSGQLYKKAEKLEEQFEKEWALQNDPARPSSQPAVEQSTEDVAMNEPCVGPVVSMEEEYLDENNNDDERASDEGSIHTEDTDGEEYLEEEYLEGEFLEAEFLEEASVETDP; encoded by the exons ATGTTCCCGAAAAAGTTAAAGCGAAGTGGACAGCTTTATAAAAAAGCCGAGAAACTGGAAGAGCAGTTTGAAAAAGAGTGGGCATTGCAAAATGATCCTGCCAGACccagcagccagccagcagtTGAGCAATCTACCGAGG ATGTTGCTATGAATGAACCCTGTGTAGGTCCTGTGGTATCAATGGAAGAGGAGTATTTGGACGAAAACAATAATGATGACGAACGTGCTAGCGATGAAGGATCCATCCATACCGAAGATACTGATGGCGAAGAGTATTTAGAGGAAGAGTATTTGGAGGGAGAGTTTTTGGAGGCAGAGTTTTTGGAGGAGGCGAGCGTGGAAACTGATCCATAA
- the LOC121588180 gene encoding ubiquitin-conjugating enzyme E2 H: MSSPSAGKRRMDTDVIKLIESKHEVTILGGLNEFCVKFFGPRGTPYEGGVWKVRVHLPEHYPFKSPSIGFINKIYHPNIDEVSGTVCLDVINQAWTALYDLSNIFESFLPQLLTYPNPVDPLNGDAAAMYLHKPEEYRKKVADYVRRYATEEALREQDPTESSDSESSMSDFSEDEAQDMEL; the protein is encoded by the coding sequence ATGTCTTCTCCAAGTGCAGGCAAACGCCGTATGGACACAGATGTCATCAAATTGATAGAAAGTAAACACGAAGTCACTATTCTTGGTGGTTTGAATgaattttgtgtaaaattttttggtccacgAGGCACGCCATACGAAGGAGGCGTATGGAAAGTACGTGTTCATTTACCGGAACATTACCCGTTTAAATCACCAAGTATCGGATTTATCAACAAAATCTACCACCCAAATATTGACGAAGTATCAGGAACAGTTTGTCTGGACGTTATCAATCAAGCTTGGACAGCATTATATGATTTGTCCAATATTTTTGAGTCGTTCTTACCCCAACTACTTACGTATCCTAATCCAGTAGACCCTCTGAACGGTGATGCAGCTGCAATGTACCTGCATAAACCTGAAGAATATCGCAAGAAAGTAGCTGATTATGTCAGAAGATATGCTACTGAAGAAGCTCTGCGGGAACAAGATCCAACAGAAAGTTCTGATAGTGAAAGCAGCATGTCTGACTTCAGCGAAGACGAGGCACAGGATATGGAGTTATAA